From the Desulfurispira natronophila genome, the window TGTTTTCCAATAATTATTTCTGCAACATTAGGTTCTGTCGTGTCTGGGTGATAAACTACATCGCGATAAATAAACATGATGATGTCGGCATCCTGCTCGATGGCACCGGACTCACGCAGGTCGGAGGGCATAGGGCGTTTATCAACACGCTGCTCCACGCTGCGGTTAAGCTGACTCAGAGCCAGTACAGGAATATTAAGCTCTTTGGCCAGGCCTTTAAGCGAACGAGAAATTTCTGAAATCTGTTGCTCTCGGCTTTCCTTGATAGTACCCCCAACTAGTTGCAGGTAGTCGACGATAAGCATATCTAGGCCCTTCTCGGCAGCGAGTCGACGAGCCTTGGCTCGTATCTCAAGTACGGATATCCCGGGGGTATCGTCAATGTATATCTCAAGATTGGAGAGTACACCCGTGGCTTGAGCCAGAGACGACCAGTCTTCTCGCGCCAACTGACCACTGCGAACCCGGCTGGCGTCCACCTGAGCTTCTGAGCACATAAGACGCATTACCAACTGCTCTTTACTCATTTCCAAGGAGAATATTGCCACCTTATTGCTGCCGTTGCGCTCATAAGATGCGTTTTGAGTGAGACTCAGTGCAAAGGCAGTTTTCCCCATGGCCGGGCGACCAGCAATAATAATAAGATCTGACGGCTGAAAACCACTGGTTTTGTCGTCTAAGTCAACAAAGCCAGTAGTTACACCAGTGATTTTGGACTGCTTTTCGTATATGGACTCAATGCGCAGCAGGGCATCTTTGGTAATATCATAGATGTGGTGAAAGCTCTTGTTGGCTCGCCCCTGACTTATGTGGAAAATCCGGTTTTCCACATAATCCAGGAGGTATTCAGAGTCCTGATCACCATCGTAACCCTTTTCAACTATTTCCGTACCTGCTTCTATCAGCTGGCGACACACGGACTTCTCTTTGACAATGCGGGCGTAGTAAGCCACGTTAGCACTGGTTACCACACGTTCAGCCAGATTAATAAGATACTCCAGCCCTCCGCAGAACTCGAGTTGTTTGCGTTTGGATAGTTGGTCGGAAAGCGTTATGTAGTCGATAGCGTGTCCGTGGTTAAATAGCTCAATAAGGGCACTGTAGATATATCGGTGACCCTCAAGGTAGAAATCGTCTGCGGTTAGAATCTCAACTACCTTGGCCATGGCCTTGTCGTCAACGATGCAAGAGCCAAGTACGGCGTGCTCTGACTCGGTACTATGGGGGGGGACCTTAACTGCCGAAGCTTCCATCATGACTCTTCAAATACCTGTAGCTCCATCTCAAGCTTCACATCCGGGTGCAGGCGCAATTGCGCTACATGTTTGCCCAAACTTTTGATATTTTGGGGTAACTTGATCTGTTTTTTGTCGAGATTTATACCTTGCTTGCCAAGCTCATCGGCGATATCAGCAGAAGTGACAGCGCCAAAAAGCTTACCCTTGTCACCGCAGGGGCGGGTAAATTTTAAAATTTCTAACTTTTTTACGGCTTCAGCCAGTGCCTTGGCAGTTGCGAGTTCTTCAGCTTCTCGCTGTCGTTGCAACTCTCGTTGCTCATCCAACTGAGCAAGATTTTCAGCCGTGGCTTCGACTGCCAGGTTTTTCTTGAATAAGAAATTTCGGGCGTAACCGGGGTTGACATCTTTGACATCTCCGGCCTTGGCCTTGCCGCTGACGTTCTGTAAAAATATAACCTTCATTGAAACACCTCAGTTTTTACTTTTTTTTCCTGTCTTTGCAGGCGCTGGCTCAGCTGGCTCCTCTGAAGATGTCTCTTCTGCTGATGAATCATCAGGGTTTGTCAGAAGTCCCAACTTAATTTTTACTTGCTCTTCCAATTCCTGCATGAGCTCCTGGCGCTCTCTGATGTGATTTTTGACATTTTCTCGTCCCTGACCGATGCGCTCTCCCTTGTAAGAGTACCATGAGCCACTCTTTTCCAGCACGTTAGTGTCAGTGGCCATATCCACAATAGTCCCTACAGCACTGATGCCCTCGCCGAAGGTGATGTCAAATTCAGCTTCTTTAAAGGGAGGAGCTACTTTGTTCTTGACAACTTTGACGCGCACCCGGTTTCCAACTACATCGGAGCCTTCTTTTAATGGTCCGGTGCGGCGAATATCAAGACGCATAGAGGCGTAAAACTTTAGGGCATTACCGCCAGTGGTGGTTTCTGGATTGCCAAACATGACTCCTATTTTAGAGCGGATCTGGTTTATGAATATTACCACTGCGTGCGA encodes:
- the dnaB gene encoding replicative DNA helicase — translated: MMEASAVKVPPHSTESEHAVLGSCIVDDKAMAKVVEILTADDFYLEGHRYIYSALIELFNHGHAIDYITLSDQLSKRKQLEFCGGLEYLINLAERVVTSANVAYYARIVKEKSVCRQLIEAGTEIVEKGYDGDQDSEYLLDYVENRIFHISQGRANKSFHHIYDITKDALLRIESIYEKQSKITGVTTGFVDLDDKTSGFQPSDLIIIAGRPAMGKTAFALSLTQNASYERNGSNKVAIFSLEMSKEQLVMRLMCSEAQVDASRVRSGQLAREDWSSLAQATGVLSNLEIYIDDTPGISVLEIRAKARRLAAEKGLDMLIVDYLQLVGGTIKESREQQISEISRSLKGLAKELNIPVLALSQLNRSVEQRVDKRPMPSDLRESGAIEQDADIIMFIYRDVVYHPDTTEPNVAEIIIGKQRNGPTGTVKLVFREQFTRFENMAKSYQQEY
- the rplI gene encoding 50S ribosomal protein L9 gives rise to the protein MKVIFLQNVSGKAKAGDVKDVNPGYARNFLFKKNLAVEATAENLAQLDEQRELQRQREAEELATAKALAEAVKKLEILKFTRPCGDKGKLFGAVTSADIADELGKQGINLDKKQIKLPQNIKSLGKHVAQLRLHPDVKLEMELQVFEES